The following are encoded in a window of Anoplopoma fimbria isolate UVic2021 breed Golden Eagle Sablefish chromosome 3, Afim_UVic_2022, whole genome shotgun sequence genomic DNA:
- the ifi30a gene encoding gamma-interferon-inducible lysosomal thiol reductase, giving the protein MKMKMKIPMLLLMAVWLNAQSGGCALSSSCPHPPSQWCSSLDSAIQCGVLKQCLESNVTRSRHTSDQVEVGLYYESLCPGCRMFLTEMLFPTWLMLNEIMSVTLVPYGNAQEKPDGQKYVFECQHGEPECLGNMIETCIMNMTDAAFPIIFCMESSADVLQSAKSCVELYSPKLSWDSVMSCVKGDVGNQLMHQNALQTSALTPPHQYVPWVTINGEHTEDLQDKAMNSLFTLVCSMYKGPKIPACGEGKIHYRSYCHNE; this is encoded by the exons atgaagatgaagatgaagatccCAATGCTGCTGCTTATGGCCGTCTGGTTAAATGCTCAGTCCGGTGGTTGTGCtctctcctcttcatgtcccCATCCTCCATCACAGTGGTGCTCATCTCTGGACTCAGCCATCCAGTGCGGG GTTTTGAAGCAGTGCCTTGAGTCTAACGTCACCAGGTCCCGTCACACATCAGATCAGGTGGAGGTGGGGCTTTACTATGAGAGTCTGTGTCCCGGCTGCAGAATGTTTCTCACTGAGATGCTCTTTCCCACCTGGCTCATGCTGAATGAGATCATGTCAGTCACTCTGGTGCCCTACGGCAATGCACAG GAAAAACCTGATGGACAGAAGTATGTTTTTGAATGCCAGCATGGAGAACCGGAATGTCTAGGAAACATGATTGAG ACTTGTATCATGAACATGACAGACGCTGCTTTCCCGATTATCTTCTGCATGGAATCCTCCGCTGATGTCCTCCAATCAGCCAAGAGC TGCGTTGAACTCTACAGCCCCAAGCTGAGCTGGGACAGCGTCATGAGCTGTGTGAAAGGTGATGTGGGAAACCAGCTGATGCATCAGAACGCCTTGCAGACCAGCGCTCTGACGCCTCCCCACCAATATGTTCCCTGGGTGACCATAAATGGG GAGCACACAGAAGACCTGCAGGACAAGGCCATGAACTCTCTCTTCACTCTGGTCTGCAGCATGTACAAG ggcCCCAAGATTCCAGCCTGTGGGGAGGGCAAGATACACTACAGAAGTTACTGCCACAACGAGTGA